In Streptomyces sp. NBC_00569, a single genomic region encodes these proteins:
- a CDS encoding 3' terminal RNA ribose 2'-O-methyltransferase Hen1, with the protein MFLTISTTGTPERPATDLGFLLHKHPGNAQAFSTSHGTAHVLYPEASAERCTAALLLEVDPVALVRRGKGKGRGGAPDAALAQYVNDRPYAASSLLAVAIGSVFSSALRGQCKAMPERAGQPMPLRIEVPAVPARGGAALVRRLFEPLGWATVTADPVALDERFPEWGDSRYVRLVLEGELRLYEALRHLYVLLPVLDDAKHYWVSADEVDKLLRAGEGWLPTHPEQNLITSRYLSRRRALTRSAMERLELVRLADADDTDMEDIDNAVDEATDTEEQPVPLAVQRRDAITAALRAAGAGRVLDLGCGQGQLVHELLKDTRFTEVVGVDVSMRALTIAARRLKIDRMGERQASRVTLLQGSLAYTDKRLKGYDAAVLSEVIEHLDLPRLPALEYAVFGSARPRTVLVTTPNVEYNVRWETLPAGHVRHGDHRFEWTREEFRTWSRTVAERHGYGVEFEPVGPDDPEVGPPTQMGVFTLTDQTLADPSPKEAKAA; encoded by the coding sequence GTGTTCCTGACGATCAGCACGACCGGCACCCCTGAACGCCCCGCGACCGACCTCGGGTTTCTGCTGCACAAGCATCCCGGCAACGCGCAGGCGTTCTCCACCTCGCACGGAACCGCGCACGTCCTGTACCCGGAGGCGTCCGCGGAGCGTTGCACCGCGGCGCTGCTCCTGGAGGTGGATCCGGTCGCGCTCGTGCGCCGCGGCAAGGGCAAGGGCCGTGGCGGCGCCCCCGACGCGGCGCTCGCGCAGTACGTGAACGACCGGCCGTACGCCGCCTCGTCCCTGCTCGCCGTGGCGATCGGCAGTGTGTTCTCCAGCGCCCTGCGCGGACAGTGCAAGGCCATGCCCGAGCGGGCCGGGCAGCCGATGCCGCTCCGTATCGAGGTGCCGGCGGTGCCCGCGCGCGGCGGGGCGGCGCTGGTGCGCCGGCTCTTCGAGCCCCTCGGCTGGGCCACGGTGACGGCCGACCCGGTGGCGCTCGACGAGCGGTTCCCCGAGTGGGGCGACTCGCGCTATGTACGTCTCGTCCTGGAGGGCGAGCTGCGCCTCTACGAAGCGCTGCGGCATCTGTACGTGCTGCTGCCCGTGCTCGACGACGCCAAGCACTACTGGGTCTCGGCCGACGAGGTCGACAAGCTGCTCCGGGCGGGTGAGGGCTGGCTGCCCACGCACCCCGAGCAGAACCTGATCACCAGCCGCTACCTCTCGCGGCGCCGGGCGCTCACCCGCAGCGCCATGGAGCGCCTGGAGCTGGTGCGGCTCGCCGACGCGGACGACACCGACATGGAGGACATCGACAACGCGGTCGACGAGGCGACGGACACCGAGGAGCAGCCCGTACCGCTGGCCGTCCAGCGGCGCGACGCGATCACCGCAGCGCTCAGGGCCGCCGGGGCCGGGCGCGTGCTCGACCTGGGCTGCGGACAGGGCCAGTTGGTGCACGAGCTGCTCAAGGACACCCGGTTCACCGAGGTCGTGGGAGTCGACGTGTCGATGCGGGCCCTGACGATCGCCGCCCGGCGCCTCAAGATCGACCGGATGGGAGAGCGCCAGGCCTCCCGCGTCACGCTCCTCCAGGGCTCGCTCGCGTACACCGACAAGCGGCTCAAGGGGTACGACGCGGCGGTGCTCAGTGAGGTCATCGAGCACCTCGACCTGCCCCGGCTGCCCGCACTGGAGTACGCGGTGTTCGGATCCGCGCGGCCGAGGACGGTCCTCGTGACGACGCCGAACGTCGAGTACAACGTCCGCTGGGAGACCCTGCCCGCCGGACACGTCCGGCACGGCGACCACCGCTTCGAGTGGACCCGCGAGGAGTTCCGTACCTGGTCGCGCACGGTGGCCGAACGGCACGGCTACGGCGTGGAGTTCGAGCCCGTGGGTCCCGACGACCCGGAGGTCGGCCCGCCCACGCAGATGGGCGTCTTCACCCTCACCGACCAGACCCTGGCCGACCCGAGCCCGAAGGAGGCGAAGGCCGCATGA
- a CDS encoding LLM class F420-dependent oxidoreductase, with product MDLRVFTEPQQGATYETLLRVAKAAEDLSYGAFFRSDHYLHMGSADGLPGPTDAWITLAGLARETKRIRLGTLMTAGTFRLPGVLAIQVAQVDQMSGGRVELGLGSGWYGAEHEAYGIPFPKEKFGRLEEQLAIVTGLWRTPVGERFSFNGTYYQLKDSPALPKPAQNKVPVLIGGHGAKRTPALAAQYADEFNIPFASLSDTEQQFKRVRAVAEEHGRSAGSLVYSNALVACVGKTDAHVRRRAATIGRDVDELKANGLAGSPAEVVERIAAYQAVGSQRMYLQMLDLDDLDHLELIATEVMPQLSRPTHHPAD from the coding sequence ATGGATCTTCGAGTATTCACAGAACCGCAGCAGGGCGCCACCTACGAGACACTTCTCCGCGTGGCGAAGGCCGCTGAAGACCTCAGTTATGGAGCGTTTTTCCGGTCCGACCACTACTTGCACATGGGCTCCGCCGACGGGCTCCCCGGCCCCACCGATGCCTGGATCACGCTGGCCGGCCTCGCCCGCGAGACCAAGCGGATCCGCCTGGGCACACTGATGACCGCCGGCACCTTCCGCCTCCCGGGCGTCCTCGCGATCCAGGTCGCGCAGGTCGACCAGATGTCGGGCGGACGCGTGGAGTTGGGCCTCGGCTCCGGCTGGTACGGAGCGGAGCACGAGGCTTACGGCATCCCCTTCCCCAAGGAGAAGTTCGGCCGCCTCGAGGAGCAACTCGCCATTGTCACGGGCCTGTGGCGCACGCCCGTCGGAGAGCGCTTCAGCTTCAACGGCACGTACTACCAGCTGAAGGACTCCCCCGCGCTGCCGAAGCCGGCGCAGAACAAGGTGCCGGTCCTGATCGGCGGGCACGGCGCCAAGCGGACCCCGGCGCTCGCCGCGCAGTACGCCGACGAGTTCAACATCCCGTTCGCGTCGCTCAGCGACACGGAGCAGCAGTTCAAGCGGGTCCGTGCGGTGGCGGAGGAGCACGGGCGCAGTGCCGGCAGCCTCGTCTACTCCAACGCCCTGGTCGCGTGCGTCGGCAAGACCGACGCGCACGTCAGGCGCCGCGCCGCGACGATCGGCCGTGATGTGGACGAGCTGAAGGCGAACGGGCTCGCCGGCTCGCCCGCCGAGGTCGTCGAGCGGATCGCCGCGTACCAGGCCGTCGGCTCGCAGCGGATGTATCTCCAGATGCTCGACCTGGACGACCTGGACCACTTGGAGCTGATCGCCACCGAGGTGATGCCCCAGCTTTCCCGGCCCACGCACCACCCGGCCGACTGA
- a CDS encoding DUF6099 family protein, with protein MDAVRLIRASRRALAESQDAPAITREAWQAQALAQAMGNRLAREGPPELRGEALGLSEAGGRGCSGSAIPVIGSGGIRAAQLTELPEAHQALIGLAALLGEVGIALVGIASEAEEEGAYWHCMDAIDAADESRDRVLEIIRRLGLRRDTMSEPDSAA; from the coding sequence ATGGACGCGGTGCGACTCATCAGGGCGAGCCGACGGGCCCTGGCGGAGAGCCAGGACGCGCCGGCCATCACGCGGGAGGCATGGCAGGCCCAGGCCCTCGCGCAAGCCATGGGGAACAGGCTGGCGAGAGAGGGCCCGCCGGAGCTGAGGGGGGAAGCGCTGGGACTGAGCGAGGCGGGCGGCAGAGGCTGCTCGGGCTCGGCGATCCCGGTCATCGGGTCGGGCGGCATACGGGCGGCGCAGCTCACGGAACTGCCGGAGGCGCACCAGGCGCTGATCGGTCTGGCCGCGCTGCTCGGCGAAGTGGGGATCGCCCTGGTGGGCATAGCCAGCGAGGCGGAGGAGGAGGGTGCCTACTGGCACTGCATGGACGCCATTGACGCCGCCGACGAATCACGCGACAGGGTCCTCGAGATAATCCGCCGGCTCGGCCTGCGCCGCGACACCATGTCGGAGCCGGACTCGGCGGCGTAG
- a CDS encoding nucleotide pyrophosphohydrolase yields the protein MTELDVAGLQRRLARFAAARNWEQYHTPKNLVAALSVEASELVEIFQWLTPEESAGVMTDPDTAHRVRDEVADVLAYLLQLCEVLGIDALAALSAKIDRNEDRFPVPGEG from the coding sequence GTGACAGAACTTGATGTGGCGGGGCTGCAGCGCCGGCTGGCCCGATTCGCGGCGGCCAGGAACTGGGAGCAGTACCACACGCCGAAGAACCTGGTGGCCGCGCTGAGCGTGGAGGCGTCCGAACTGGTCGAGATCTTCCAGTGGTTGACCCCGGAGGAGTCGGCCGGCGTGATGACGGACCCGGACACGGCGCATCGGGTGCGCGACGAGGTCGCGGACGTCCTCGCGTATCTGCTGCAACTGTGCGAGGTGCTCGGGATCGACGCGCTGGCGGCCCTGTCGGCGAAGATCGACCGCAACGAGGACCGGTTTCCGGTGCCCGGGGAGGGCTGA
- a CDS encoding AAA family ATPase produces MTLFARGGGAPPAPQNRPSLTELRLSAFAAHRGAGFPLGPLTLFAGPSGSGKSSALKAYEGLARLGGGAALDEVFPDPSACVPDRARPDAQRRRGFRIGCTVTGPVGPVRLDLAIQAEPELRIVGERLTRDGRTLLETALRDPGRHVVQAAWHTAGATSVTRAPLPDDLLGTALLPLRVAGRTEGQRLVVAAAEQVVVALRSVFSCDPRPDRMRRPAPATADRLRSDCDNLAAVLWRTRSECGTRHALLVAAARAGCAGPVVDVLSEDLGNGTVRAVLDRGDGLRTPVDRLGDGELRYLALAALVLLTGPRVLAVDTAAEVPEAYQTLTVLADGLDRSLDPRQLRELTALAVRMCGRGHIRLAGAVGDGTWVAREHGAAVVDLGP; encoded by the coding sequence ATGACCTTGTTCGCGCGGGGCGGCGGTGCACCCCCGGCCCCCCAGAACCGGCCGAGCCTCACCGAACTGCGGCTCTCCGCCTTCGCCGCGCACCGGGGCGCCGGCTTCCCGCTCGGCCCGCTGACCCTCTTCGCCGGGCCGAGCGGCAGCGGCAAGTCCAGTGCCCTGAAGGCCTACGAAGGTCTGGCCCGGCTCGGCGGCGGCGCGGCCCTCGACGAGGTGTTCCCCGACCCGTCCGCCTGCGTCCCCGACCGGGCGCGGCCCGACGCGCAGCGACGCCGCGGCTTCCGCATCGGCTGCACCGTCACCGGGCCCGTCGGCCCGGTCCGCCTCGACCTCGCGATCCAGGCGGAGCCCGAACTGCGCATCGTCGGCGAACGATTGACCCGCGACGGCCGCACTCTCCTGGAAACCGCCCTGCGCGACCCCGGACGCCACGTCGTCCAGGCCGCCTGGCACACGGCGGGGGCGACCTCCGTGACCCGCGCGCCCCTGCCGGACGACCTGCTCGGCACGGCACTCCTGCCGCTGCGCGTCGCGGGCAGGACGGAAGGCCAGCGGCTCGTCGTCGCCGCCGCCGAACAGGTCGTGGTCGCCCTGCGCTCCGTCTTCTCCTGCGACCCCCGGCCCGACCGCATGCGCCGCCCCGCCCCGGCCACCGCCGACCGTCTCCGGAGCGACTGCGACAACCTCGCCGCCGTCCTGTGGCGCACACGCTCCGAGTGCGGCACCCGGCACGCGCTGCTCGTCGCCGCGGCCCGCGCCGGCTGCGCGGGACCCGTCGTCGACGTCCTGTCGGAGGACCTCGGCAACGGCACGGTACGGGCCGTGCTCGACCGCGGCGACGGGCTGCGCACCCCCGTCGACCGGCTCGGGGACGGGGAGTTGAGGTACCTGGCGCTCGCCGCCCTGGTCCTGCTCACCGGCCCCCGGGTGCTCGCGGTCGACACGGCGGCGGAGGTCCCCGAGGCGTACCAGACGCTCACCGTCCTTGCTGACGGCCTCGACCGCAGCCTCGACCCGCGCCAGCTGAGGGAGCTGACGGCGCTCGCGGTGCGGATGTGCGGACGTGGGCACATCCGGCTGGCGGGGGCGGTCGGCGACGGGACGTGGGTGGCACGGGAGCACGGCGCGGCGGTGGTAGACCTGGGGCCGTGA
- a CDS encoding cell division protein SepF, whose translation MNSHDVTDEQWEGLAQVVPLRGRNAWPSAVDHRAVPEAETETRRRFVVLRVNVFADAREVAETVMTGIPVLLDLSGAESDVAKRVLDFSSGVVLGLGCGMHRVDRNVFLLAPPGTEVQDFVAGAVPRA comes from the coding sequence GTGAACAGCCACGACGTCACTGACGAACAATGGGAAGGGCTCGCCCAGGTCGTACCTCTGCGCGGCCGTAACGCATGGCCGTCGGCGGTCGACCACAGGGCCGTTCCCGAAGCGGAGACCGAGACGCGGCGACGGTTCGTCGTGCTGCGGGTCAACGTGTTCGCGGACGCCCGCGAGGTCGCCGAGACCGTGATGACGGGCATCCCCGTGCTGCTCGACCTGAGCGGCGCCGAGTCCGATGTCGCCAAGCGCGTCCTGGACTTCAGCAGCGGCGTGGTCCTCGGCCTCGGCTGCGGCATGCACCGTGTCGACCGCAATGTCTTCCTGCTCGCCCCTCCCGGCACCGAGGTGCAGGACTTCGTGGCGGGGGCCGTTCCCCGGGCCTAG
- a CDS encoding ABC transporter permease, whose protein sequence is MFALALRSVRLRPGRLLATLLSAFLGAAIIMTFNSLHDTAGAPGVDHVSADTLTTAASVVGGYGTLLVFFAVASTLTVNVRRRTDEITLLRHTGATPAQIKRMIVGESVIVALAGTVLAAGPAVLGGHALLDVFKDSGQVADGVDHVFGPVALVSGLAVTLLASAGAAFLAVRRATRAAAGTGQGRGRARKFAAWGALAGGAAGVLSTFAMKATDAALMAAPAYGAILLSIGFALLSPALLRALLGRAEPLLTALTGASGYLTVRNMRQRAEQLSGVLMPLILFTGMATATLSMQAVENDAIKASGLARSVEDKNLETLNFVVVGIIVVFACVMLVNTLYAATSYRVREFGQQRLAGATPGQVLGTVAVESLVLTVTGVFFGTVAGLAGIVPFTAVRTDSALPGQVLGIWLTVVASAATATFVTSLGTARRTLRVKAVDAVAIAA, encoded by the coding sequence GTGTTCGCACTCGCCCTGCGCTCCGTCCGGCTGCGCCCCGGCCGCCTCCTCGCGACGCTCCTGTCCGCCTTCCTCGGCGCGGCGATCATCATGACATTCAACTCGCTGCACGACACGGCGGGCGCTCCCGGCGTCGATCACGTCAGCGCGGACACCCTCACCACCGCGGCGAGCGTCGTCGGCGGCTACGGCACCCTCCTCGTGTTCTTCGCCGTCGCCTCCACCCTGACCGTCAACGTCCGCCGACGCACCGACGAGATCACCCTCCTGCGCCACACCGGCGCCACCCCCGCCCAGATCAAGCGCATGATCGTCGGCGAGTCCGTCATCGTCGCCCTCGCCGGTACGGTGCTCGCCGCCGGGCCCGCCGTGCTCGGCGGCCACGCTCTGCTCGACGTGTTCAAGGACAGCGGCCAGGTCGCCGACGGCGTCGACCACGTCTTCGGTCCCGTCGCCCTCGTGTCCGGCCTCGCCGTCACCCTGCTCGCCTCCGCGGGCGCCGCGTTCCTCGCGGTGCGGCGCGCCACGAGGGCCGCCGCCGGAACGGGCCAAGGGCGCGGCAGGGCACGGAAGTTCGCGGCCTGGGGCGCGCTCGCCGGCGGCGCCGCCGGTGTCCTGAGCACCTTCGCGATGAAGGCCACCGACGCGGCCCTCATGGCGGCGCCCGCCTACGGCGCGATCCTGCTCTCCATCGGCTTCGCGCTCCTGTCCCCGGCCCTGCTGCGCGCCCTCCTCGGCCGCGCCGAACCCCTTCTCACCGCACTCACCGGCGCGAGCGGCTATCTGACGGTACGGAACATGCGGCAGCGTGCCGAGCAGCTCTCCGGCGTCCTGATGCCGCTGATCCTCTTCACCGGCATGGCCACGGCCACCCTCTCCATGCAGGCTGTCGAGAACGACGCGATCAAGGCGTCCGGTCTCGCCAGGTCCGTCGAGGACAAGAACCTGGAGACCCTCAACTTCGTGGTCGTCGGCATCATCGTCGTCTTCGCCTGCGTGATGCTCGTCAACACCCTGTACGCGGCGACCTCCTACCGGGTCCGCGAGTTCGGACAGCAGCGCCTCGCCGGAGCCACTCCGGGGCAGGTCCTCGGGACGGTCGCGGTCGAGAGCCTCGTACTCACGGTGACGGGTGTGTTCTTCGGCACGGTCGCGGGCCTCGCGGGAATCGTCCCCTTCACCGCCGTCCGCACCGACTCGGCCCTGCCCGGCCAGGTCCTCGGAATCTGGCTCACGGTCGTGGCGTCGGCGGCCACGGCGACGTTCGTGACCAGTCTGGGAACGGCCCGCAGGACCCTGCGCGTCAAGGCCGTGGACGCCGTCGCGATCGCCGCCTGA
- a CDS encoding ABC transporter ATP-binding protein: MFRRRGRAGGSGPAGHGGEALRLVKVSKTYGAGEGAENAVTALDDVTLSLRSGTFTAVMGPSGSGKSTLLQCAAGLDRPDSGIVMVDGEEMTGGTEAALTRFRRRRIGFVFQQYNLLPTLTVAQNTTLPLRLAGRRVNRARAQEILTQVGLGDRLGHRPDQLSGGQRQRVAIARALVTEPAVIFADEPTGALDTRSARDVLRLLQEAVRLHGRTVVMVTHDPVAASYADSVLFLADGRLAGEMTAPTADAVAERLAHLGDTTPAGV, from the coding sequence ATGTTCCGACGCAGGGGCCGCGCGGGCGGCAGCGGACCGGCAGGACACGGCGGCGAGGCCCTGCGGCTGGTCAAGGTCAGCAAGACGTACGGGGCCGGGGAGGGCGCCGAGAACGCCGTGACCGCACTCGACGACGTGACCCTGAGCCTGCGGAGCGGCACGTTCACCGCCGTGATGGGTCCCTCCGGCTCCGGCAAGTCCACGCTCCTGCAGTGCGCGGCCGGACTGGACCGGCCCGACAGCGGCATCGTGATGGTCGACGGCGAGGAGATGACGGGCGGCACCGAGGCGGCCCTCACCAGGTTCCGCCGCCGCCGGATCGGCTTCGTCTTCCAGCAGTACAACCTGCTGCCGACGCTGACCGTCGCCCAGAACACCACTCTGCCGCTCCGGCTCGCCGGGCGCCGCGTGAACCGGGCCCGCGCCCAGGAGATCCTCACCCAGGTCGGCCTCGGCGACCGGCTCGGCCATCGCCCCGACCAGCTCTCCGGCGGCCAGCGCCAGCGCGTCGCCATCGCCCGCGCCCTCGTCACCGAACCCGCCGTGATCTTCGCGGACGAACCGACCGGCGCCCTCGACACCCGCAGCGCGCGCGACGTCCTGCGCCTCCTCCAGGAAGCCGTGCGCCTGCACGGCAGGACCGTCGTCATGGTGACGCACGACCCGGTCGCCGCGTCGTACGCGGACTCCGTGCTCTTCCTCGCGGACGGCCGCCTCGCGGGCGAGATGACCGCACCCACCGCCGACGCCGTGGCCGAACGCCTCGCGCACCTCGGCGACACCACGCCGGCGGGGGTGTGA
- a CDS encoding TOBE domain-containing protein → MQSYTIGQAARLLGVSPDTARRWADAGRVATHRDEGGRRLIRGQDLAAFSVEVGQSGPDGEDASYTSARNAFPGIVTGVKLGDVAAQVEIQAGPHRLVSLLTREAVEELGLEVGMQAIARVKSTNVHIDLT, encoded by the coding sequence ATGCAGTCCTACACCATCGGGCAGGCGGCGCGTCTGCTCGGCGTCAGCCCCGACACGGCACGCCGCTGGGCCGACGCGGGCCGCGTCGCCACCCACCGCGACGAGGGCGGCCGCCGCCTGATCCGCGGCCAGGACCTGGCCGCCTTCTCCGTCGAGGTCGGCCAGTCCGGACCCGACGGAGAGGACGCCTCGTACACCTCCGCGCGCAACGCCTTCCCCGGCATCGTCACCGGCGTGAAACTCGGCGACGTGGCGGCCCAGGTCGAGATCCAGGCGGGCCCGCACCGGCTCGTCTCGCTCCTGACCCGCGAGGCCGTCGAGGAGCTGGGCCTGGAAGTGGGCATGCAGGCCATCGCCCGCGTGAAGTCGACCAACGTACACATCGACCTCACCTGA
- a CDS encoding FAD-dependent monooxygenase → MRFGEVGEGERPRITVVGAGIGGLALAGALAAHDLPYVVFEQTRRLAEVGAGVQLSPNAIRPLLRLGLGPALREHAVRIEAMEVRGWTGRPIARTPLGEDCERMFGAPYYAIHRAHLHEALLSLVDRDSLRLGQRLRGADESDDGARLTFEDGTVREAEVVVGADGIHSTVRETFLRDEPVFAGLGIYRGLVPVDRLPDEARAALVRLWLGPGGHFVCYPVSGGRHLSFAATVPMTDAPPESWSAPGDPEELRRAFGSWTGLVSDIVEAVEVTHQWALHDRPPLRQWSSRHITLLGDAAHPMLPFMAQGANQAIEDAMDLAACLAAPTDEPTGTRLARYESLRIPRTAEIQRGSRGNAGVLHLPDGPAQRRRDAQMAVHAALRDRTTLYAHETGRSVVPSGV, encoded by the coding sequence GTGCGGTTCGGGGAAGTGGGCGAAGGGGAACGGCCGCGGATCACTGTGGTCGGCGCGGGCATCGGAGGCCTGGCACTGGCCGGCGCGCTGGCCGCGCACGACCTGCCGTACGTGGTCTTCGAGCAGACCAGGCGCCTCGCGGAGGTGGGGGCGGGCGTCCAGCTCTCGCCGAACGCGATCAGGCCGCTGCTGCGTCTCGGCCTCGGCCCGGCGCTGCGCGAGCACGCCGTGCGCATCGAGGCGATGGAGGTACGCGGCTGGACCGGCCGCCCCATCGCCCGTACCCCGCTCGGCGAGGACTGCGAGCGGATGTTCGGGGCGCCGTACTACGCGATCCACCGTGCGCATCTGCACGAGGCGCTGCTGTCACTGGTCGACCGGGACAGCCTCCGGCTCGGCCAACGCCTGCGCGGCGCCGACGAGTCCGACGACGGCGCCCGGCTCACCTTCGAGGACGGCACCGTCCGCGAGGCGGAGGTCGTCGTCGGCGCCGACGGCATCCACTCGACCGTCCGCGAGACGTTCCTGCGCGACGAGCCGGTCTTCGCGGGGCTCGGCATCTACCGGGGCCTGGTCCCCGTGGACCGGCTCCCCGACGAGGCGCGCGCCGCGCTCGTGCGCCTCTGGCTCGGTCCCGGCGGGCACTTCGTCTGCTACCCGGTGTCCGGCGGCCGCCACCTCAGCTTCGCCGCGACCGTCCCCATGACGGACGCGCCGCCCGAGTCGTGGTCGGCGCCCGGCGACCCGGAGGAGCTGCGCCGCGCGTTCGGCTCGTGGACCGGCCTCGTCTCCGACATCGTCGAGGCCGTCGAGGTGACCCATCAGTGGGCGCTCCACGACCGGCCGCCGCTGCGGCAGTGGTCGAGCCGCCACATCACGCTCCTCGGCGACGCGGCGCACCCGATGCTGCCGTTCATGGCACAGGGCGCCAACCAGGCCATCGAGGACGCGATGGACCTGGCGGCCTGCCTCGCCGCCCCGACCGACGAGCCGACCGGCACCCGCCTCGCCCGCTACGAGTCCCTGCGCATCCCGCGCACGGCCGAGATCCAGCGCGGCTCCCGCGGCAACGCCGGCGTGCTGCACCTGCCCGACGGCCCGGCCCAGCGCCGCCGCGACGCGCAGATGGCGGTGCACGCCGCTCTGCGCGACCGGACGACGCTGTACGCCCACGAGACGGGCCGCAGCGTGGTGCCTTCGGGGGTGTGA